In one window of Candidatus Rokuibacteriota bacterium DNA:
- a CDS encoding aldo/keto reductase, with product MARRDLLKAAVGAGAACLLPNGRPAAQPGSLIERSIPSTGERVPVIGIGTARRWEAGPRSSDRATLREVLRRFAARGGRVIDTAPSYGAAEAVAGELVADLGVRGSLFLATKVGATGRQAGIEEIEASFRRLRTARIDLIAVHNLRDTTIQLQTLRSLKQTGRIRYVGITTSFPKQYADFERTMRAETLDFIQVDYALDRRDAAATILPLAADRGVAVMINLPFGRGRLFQAVQGRALPPWAGEFDCASWAQFFLKYIVSHPAVTCCVPGIARVDYLLDNLGAAEGRLPDVATRRRMEAFIDRL from the coding sequence GTGGCTCGTCGCGATCTGCTCAAAGCCGCGGTCGGGGCGGGCGCTGCGTGCCTGCTACCCAATGGCCGACCCGCGGCCCAGCCGGGGTCCCTGATCGAGCGGTCGATTCCCTCCACGGGCGAGCGCGTGCCGGTGATCGGCATTGGGACGGCGCGGCGTTGGGAGGCGGGGCCGAGGTCCAGCGACCGGGCAACCCTCCGCGAGGTCCTGCGGCGGTTCGCGGCGCGAGGCGGCCGGGTCATCGACACCGCGCCGTCCTACGGCGCCGCCGAGGCGGTGGCGGGCGAGCTCGTCGCCGACCTGGGCGTGCGCGGGTCCCTCTTCCTCGCCACCAAGGTCGGCGCGACCGGGCGCCAGGCCGGGATCGAGGAGATCGAGGCCTCGTTCCGCCGGCTACGAACCGCCCGCATCGATCTCATCGCCGTCCACAACCTGCGCGACACGACGATCCAGCTGCAGACGCTCCGGTCGCTCAAGCAGACGGGGCGCATCCGCTACGTGGGCATCACCACGTCGTTCCCGAAGCAGTACGCCGACTTCGAGCGGACCATGCGCGCCGAGACGCTCGACTTCATCCAGGTGGACTACGCGCTCGACCGCCGGGACGCGGCGGCGACCATCCTCCCGCTGGCGGCTGACCGCGGAGTGGCCGTCATGATCAACCTGCCATTCGGGCGGGGCCGGCTGTTCCAGGCCGTCCAGGGCCGGGCGCTGCCACCGTGGGCAGGCGAGTTCGACTGCGCGAGCTGGGCCCAGTTCTTCCTCAAGTACATCGTGTCGCACCCGGCCGTCACCTGCTGCGTTCCGGGGATCGCCAGGGTCGACTATCTCCTCGACAATCTGGGCGCCGCCGAGGGCCGCCTGCCGGACGTGGCGACGCGGCGGCGGATGGAGGCCTTCATCGACCGGCTGTGA